Part of the Aythya fuligula isolate bAytFul2 chromosome 11, bAytFul2.pri, whole genome shotgun sequence genome, GCAGCCGCAGACCAGCGCAGGCATCTTGCCCGCAGCTCCCTCTTGCAGACGAGGCTCCGTGCACCCCTCCTTGCTCGGAGCATCATCACGGTGCCACGACGGGGATGTCACTTCTTgtcacttcttcctcctcttcccggggctgctgctgggcttgcAGCCACGCTTGCCCCTACGGGGGCGCTCCCTGGGGGACACAGACCTcggggggctggcggggggctCACGGGCAGGGGGAGATGCTGCAGGACCTGGGGCGGTCTCATCCCCCTGCAGGGCGCTGGAGGGGAACAGCTCCAGCAGGTCGGAGGGGAGCGTCGGCCAGTCCAGGTTTTGGGAGCCCTGCGAGGGGGTGGGCAcggtgggggggctgcagcacggcTGCAGAATTGTCCCCACGGTGGAGGCGAGGGCACCCAGGGAGCGGGACATGGACTGCACGCCCCGGGACAGGGCTGCCAGGTGCTTGTTGGACCTGCAGTGAGCCCGCAGCAAGCTGGAGGCGACCCGCAGGAGCTCGGCGACCTGCTGCGTGTGTGACCTGGCCCAGGAGCCGAAATCTTCCTGCGGGGAGGcctggggggtcctggggagAGGTGCGGTGTCCCTACGGGTCCCACGAGGTGACGCCGAGCCTTCCTCCGCTTCTTCATCCCTCTGCTCAAGGGACGTGTCCCCTCCCCGGCCGGGACGCATCTCCCCAGGAGGCTgaggcaggaggctgaggcTTGGGGTGCTCTCATCTTCAGATGGGGCATCCCGACGGGGAGCAGAGGTACCTGCCATGGGGACGGGGGCTGAAGGGAGCAGGAGAGGGGCGTCAGGAggtgctgccaggctgctctggtgaggggagctggaggggtGCTGCCTACCGTGGGGGGAGACgcaaggagcagggcaggaggcagctcatCCCCAGGAAACCGCAAgctccagccctggggagctCAGCTGTGGAAGCCCACGGCTTGCCAAGGAGGACACAGCCCAGGTCTGAATGGCATCAGCCCTGACAGCAGCAAGGGGATGGAGCGGAAAACCCCACAAACGTCGCTTGCTCTCCCCCCATTTGCAGGAGGGATGCTGACGCCTCCTGACCGCTCCTGGCTCCATCTCTGCACACACCATGGATGCTACGGCCTCTGCCGTTCCCAAAGCACCACATCCCGCCTGGAGAACTTGGGGAACACCTGGGAAAACCCACCTGTGGCCAGCCCAGGTGTCCCTGGAAGCCCTTCACCCTCCCGGTCAGACATGCCATCCCAAGGCAGCAAACAGAGGGGGATCACTGCCCCAGGTCGCCCTGAGCAGCCCACGTTGAGCAAGGCCGAGTGGGGTGGAGGCCGACAGGGCCTGGGGACAGACAGGACACCTGCACGTGCCACAGCCCCATGAGGGTGCCAAGGTGACCCAGTCCTCCCCACGTCAGCCTCCCTGTGAACCTCTGCTCCGTGTGCCACACATCCAGGTGCCACAAACCTCCCTTAGCCCATGGCACAGCCCGGTCCCAGCCCTCCCACCACAACTGCATCCAGGGGATGGCAGCACGCCCCAAGAGCAAGAGTCCGTCAGGTCGCAGAAGGAGACTTGAAACCCAAGGAGAACACTGCCTCCTGCAGGCTTTTGACCTCCGGCCCCACTTCCAACCTCCCCCTGGCCTCCGCACGTCCTCACCTGCGTGCCCCTCGACGCGCTCGGCCAGCGCCTGCAGCCTGGCGCGGCACTCGGCGAAGTCCCCGTGCTGCGCTCggcccccggccgccgccggccgcaGCCGCTGCAGCTCCCGCAGCGCCTCCCTGACGAAGGGCTGCATGTCCATCACCTCCTGCTCCGTGGCGTACAGCCTCATCTTCTCCACCAGCCGCTCGCCCGCCTCCATCCGCCGCAGCACGCCCTCCACGCGCCGCAGCTCCCCCGCCAGCTCCCGCCGGCCCTGCTCCCGCCGCCgctccaccagccccagcagctcgtCCTCCTCGCGCCGCACCAGCCGCACCAGCTGCTCCACGCGCTGCCGGATCAGCTCCCGCGTCTCGCCGCTCGCCGCCTCCAGCCGGGCGGCCTCCTCCTGCAGCGCCGCGCGCGACGCCTCGAAGCCGCCCCGCCGGCGCGCCAGCTCCCGCCCGGCGGCCgccagctcctcctgccgccGCTGGATCTCGGCGCCGATGTCGCAGTGCTGCCCGGCGTGCTGCGTGTCCAGCAGGGCGCAGATGCAGCACACCAGCTTCTCACACTTCTTGCAGTAGATGCTGCGGGGCCAAGCGCAGGTGGAGCGTGGGGTTAGGGCACGGACCAGGGTGAAGAAGGGACTTTGCAAGAACTGCTCCATGAGGGTGTTTGAACATCGCGCCCATAGACATCTGGGGGACTCCTTACCCCCAAAACGCCCCCAGGCTGGTCCAGCACCACCACCCACACCCTTTCCTCCTGCCCAAACCAGCCGCCTtcctcctgtgctccagcagTCTcgtcccctgccctcccctgtcCCATCACCACCTTCCCCACCAAACCTCCCCCCGGTCTCCAGAGCTCACCCTCCCACCCATCTCGGGGACCCGGTGCCAACGGGGACAGCGGAGGGCCACCAACGAGCTTGGTGACATGAACCCAAGCACGCCAGACCTACCTTAGGGTCTGGTTCTTGTGGGTGGGGTTGGAGCAGGCCAAGCTGCCGGTCCTCTTGGCGCCCTCGAGGAAATCCTTCAGCGCCCCCGCCCTGATGTCCGTCACCTTCCTGGCCTCGTGGCTCTCCCGCTTGAGGTAGCGCTGGTGGGCCTCGAAGCAGGTGGTGCAGAGGAACTCCTCGCACTCGGAGCACCAGTACTCGCCCTCCTTCCTGCAGTTGTCGCAGAGCAGCTCGGCCCCGCCGACGATCCTGCGGTAGACGCGCAGCCTGGCCTGCAGGCTGGCGAACAGCACGTTGTCCACCTCGGGGATGCCGTTGGCCTGCGGGCTGGCCTCCTGGCACACGGGGCACTGCCCCACCGGCTTGTTCTCGCTCAGGCAGCCCAGGCACAGGCTGTGCAGGCAGGTGAGGAGCTTCAGGCTGGGCGATTCCTGCCGGCAGCCCTCGCAGAGGACGAACTGGaaatcctcctcttcctcctgctgctgctgctgctgctgcttggggagggaggaagagggaagagggaaggccACTGAGCGCTCTGCCGACTTCACAAACcacagctggaggaaggaggagcGTGGTGCTTCCCGCTTCCTTCTGGCTGTGCCACGAGGATTGTGCGCAgggggaccccacggggaggaggagagatggggtggggagcaggaaacccagcctccagcccccaAACGCAGCCTCCAGCCCCCAAACGCAGCCTCCCACCCCCAaacccagcctccagcccccaAAACAGGTCCGTGGAGGCACACAATGAAACATCCTGGATCCTGCCGGGACACAGCActtcccaccacccccagcatctccctccccagcctccttccccccagcccagctcccctctttcccccttcccagcccttcTGTCCCCCATCCTGGCCTCCCAGCAGAGGCTGACGTCCTCCCTCTCCTCGTTAGCCTCTCCACCCCGTGGCCTCCAGcatcctcccttcctccccatcccctgcagcaTCCCGACGTTGCCCAGGGGCTCACTTGGTCAGGGCTGGCCATGGTGGAGGGAGGGACCCCCAGCTCGCCACCGAGCCTCCCTTTGgcttctgctccttctgctccttctttctgctccttcaGCCCACTTTCGATTTCTCCTGCGCTGGAACCAGGCTCCACCTTCGAGGTGGGCAGGCCGGCAGCGCAGAGCCCTCTGCTGATGGCTGGCAGGAAGGGCTCTGCCACCAAAGGGGCTTTTCCTGGGGGACAGGAGGCCTGGAGGGGACttggagctctgcagagcatctCCATGGCCCTCTTTGTCCCGGggggggctgtgccctgcttcCCATCCATCCCATCCAACATCCAGCAGTGTGCTGGGAGCGGCCGCTGGCAGCTATGGGACTGCCACCAAGGTGGGGACACCACCAAGGAGGGGACCACCACCAACAGGGAATGACCTCCGAAGAGGGGATGACCCCCAAAGAGGGGATATTTGCCCGCCAGGTCCCCAAAATGTAGCCCAAGGAAGGAAGAATGAGGCCAATTGAGCCTTTAGCTGGATGGGGAGCCCCCCAGTCTGCTTGGTGCCACCCAGCCCCAAGCTTTGAGGAAGAGATTTAGCAGGTGGTTTGGTGTGAAATGTCTTGGTTTTCGATGCCACCGGTCAGCCTCGTCCTGCGGGTCCTTCAAAATGCTCTGGGGCTGGCTGAGGCTGCCCGGAGTCCGAAATGTTGGGTGCTGGAGGGGAGCTGAGCATCCCCGGAGAGACTCTTGGTAGGGCTTGGGGTGTTTGCGTGGTGAGATGGAGCCCGCGGCACCCCCACGCAGCACCCTCCACGGGCATCAGCTCCCCTGGGGAAACTGAGGTACCGCGGGGTGCAGCAGGGTGGGCTGAGGAGCACAGCTGGCCCAAATCCTGCCCGCAGAATACATCAGCTGCCCCCAGACCAGCTTTATTGTCCGCCCGGAGGTGATAGAAAGGAAgcttacaaaataaatagatatcTGTGTACGCCTATATACAGTGCACACACCCCCCTGCGGACAGACCTCACGGCACGCATGCAAAGAAGCACGTCGAAGCACAATTAGCGCGGTCACTTAACACAGGGCCTGGCTGCCTCCAGGCTGGCCATTCCCCAAAACGCCCCCAAACTCAGCCCCAAACCTGGCCGCAGCGTCCCCGAGCTGGGGCACCGACTGGTTCCTGCCCAGTAGCGTGGGGTGAGAACAAGGATAAGGGCTGGCAGCGGAGCTCACTGAGCAGGTGAAGGTTttgctgcctcagtttcctcacTCGGGtcttctcctgcctcctgccagctccccggggagggcagcagggcctCCAGGGCGCTCCCCCAAAACTTTGGGGTCCTGCTTTCCGCCCCGACCACGACACACGCTGCCACACTCTATCTGCGTTGCTTCATCGCCTTGAAGAGCTCCTCCAGCTTCAGGGCGAGGTGCAGGTCGCCCCTCACCTTCAGCCGCCCGTTCATGTAGGCGCTCAGGGGGCGCAGCTCGCCCAGGACCAGGTCCTGCAGGTCCTTCTCCGACAGCTCCAGGACGACATCGGGGCTGCCCTGGGGGACGCCGCGGCCAGCTCGCCCGCTGCCTGCAGGGGAGGAGAAGTGGAGAGGTTTGGGATCCAGCCTTGCCTGCTGGCATTTTCCCCATCATTTCACAGGGACTGAGTCTGGGCCACGTGGCAGAcaaggggctggcaggggggaTTTGGAGGCAGCAGTCATTGCTGAAGACAAATTTCTCCTGCACTGCTCCACTGATGTCCCGTTCCAGCGGTCGGCctcccagccctgtcctgctTTGGCCGTGGCCACCAGAAAAACCACTGGTGATGCCTGTGGGGGATGGATAAGGGGATGCCAGCGTGGCTGTGGTGCTCCCCACACGTGTTCCCCTCGGGGCTGGAGGCAGACAAGAGCCACCAGCCCCTGATCCATCCCACTCGGCCAGCCACGAGGAGACCTGGCTGCCAGTTTTCCACCGGTGCtctctttctgaaggaaaacccGCGTGTTTAACCCAAACCAGAGGCCACTTCGCACTTCCAAGGAGCACGAACCCCCTCGGGGAGGCTCCAGAAACCCTCCCAAATGTGCTGCACGACCCCGAGGAGCGGTGACCTGAGGAGAGGTCGATGAAGTAGGAGCTGCGGGCGCCGCCGGGCAGGGCGATGTCCACCTGGAAGGACGCTCCCACCTGGCCCACCAGGGCCTCGCAGAGGACGGGCTCCACCGCCGCCAGCAGCTCGTCTGCGCTCGGCGTCCTCCGGGCGAGGTGGGGAGCGCCGGCAGGCTCCACCTCGCTCACCGTCTCCACGCTGtctgctgggggcagaggggcacAGGAGGGGACAGCTCTGGGTGGCGAGCTTTGCTGGTCCCCGGGGAGCAGAGAAACCCATTTATCCGGAGGATTTCCAGCTCAGTGGGAGGAGGAGAACAGCCTTTTGCCCATTCCATTTCCCACCGAGTGGGTGGGAAATGTTCCCAAAAGGCTTTTCCCGGGCACAGATCGGGGTGGGATTTCCGAGAAATGGGTCAGcgtgctgcctcctcctcccacccccgtTGGTTCCAGTTTCCCTACTCGTGCTGCTTCTCCCAGAGCCGAAACACCCAAAGAAATGGAACAGGCAGTCCATCAGCAACTGTGGGCTACAGCTTTTCAGTATTAGGAATAAGAAGGGGTCTGAAGAGACATGCCTGTCCTCATACCTCCTGCCTGTCTTCGCCCTATGACTCAAAGCACACGGAGACAAAATCTCCCCATCGCTCCCCCAGCTTGCCCTCTGTTCCCTCCAGGCTCCCCGCACCCCATCCCAGCTCCCGCAGaccctctcctcctctccccagccccttctCATCACAACGGGGCACGCAGCGGGGACACCccaaggaaaaaagaggagCTCCCGTCCTCCTCACCTGCCTCCGGGGCactgggcacgctgctggccAGCGCCAGGGTGGTGCCGAGGAGGtgggcagccagctgctgcGCGGTGCCGTCCAGCCCGGGCACTGGGGGCACGGCGGCCGGAGGTCCCACGGGGGTGTcgcgggggggctgcagcacagcctccatGGTCAGCTCCACGCGGTCCACCTCCAGGCCCCAGGACTTGGTCATGTCGTTGATgtccagctgcagagccaggaagAAGGGTAGGGAGCGGGGAGACCAGCTACGGCAGCATCCCGCGGCTCCTTTGTGCTCCTGCTACCCCTGGTTTTGGGCTCGGGGTGGTGGACCAGGCTTGCCAGGCCACCTCCTGCAGTCTGGCCGCTCTCACACACAGCCCTGTTCCTCCAGGGGCTCTCCTGGCCCCAAGGAGCTGGGACGAGGACGGCTCTGGTGGGTTCTCTTTCCATGGCTCCCTCCCAGGCTGCTCCCCTGGTCACCACGGGCTGGCACAGGGCTCCACCAGACCACCGCAGAGACCCCAAAGTTGCCACCGTATCACTCCAACCCCCTTTTAGATCCTATTCTGTAGATGTTTAACCCAAAAGCTCTCGCCCTGGCCCATGGAGGGCAGCAGACACTGCCCTTCCACCCTGCTTCCTTCCCCAAAATCCTTTCCCATTGGCACCCCACGCGTTCCGACCCCATAAAACCCACGGGCTGCCctcaccagcagctgctccccgaTGCGCAGCCTCTCGGCGTGGATCTCCCGCAGGCTCTTCTTGCCCAGCGCCTTGGTCATGGCGTTCTGCGCCGTCATGCGCGTGGCCGCCACGAGGTCCTTCACCACCAGCACGGACAGCACCGGGTCCCACACGCGGAACTGGACGTCGGCACCCATGGAGATCAccgccccatccctggaggtcagCTGGGAGAAGGGACTCAGGAtctctccccttcctcaccccacagcccagcctgaGAGCCTGAGAGCCAGGAACCGGCTCTAGATCCCTTTAATAGGAGGGTGATAAGGAACAAACCCAACCCAAACGGTGATATTTGGGCTGATCTGAATATCAAAGCCAGCTTCCAGCTGTTATCAGGAGATGTCAGGATAGGGGTTGATGTCTTGGAGATGTTCAACGTGCGTTGAACAAGGCGTGCAAGGTCAAGGGGAGCTttccagccccaggcagggggATCCTGGGTGGGGATCCCCACAATTCCCCCCACGAGGGTGGAGAAAACGAACACTGCGGGCAGCACGACGTCAAAACCCATCCTctccggggggctcgggggtgTCTGGAGGGCAGCTCACCTTGCAGGGGGGCACGTTGAAGGCCCTGGTCCTCAGGTCCACGCGCTGCCAGTGGTCGatgaagggcagcagcaggaccacgCCGGGTCCCTGCGGCGCCCGGATGCGGCCCAGGCGGAAAATGATCATTCGCTCGTAGGCGGGCACGATCTGGGAAGGGAAAACGTGGGCCAGGGCAAAAGGACAACCCCGGGCCATGCTGGGAACCAGTTGTGCACCCCGCAGGGGATGGGTCGCAGCCACGCTCCTTACCTTCAAGGAGAACCAGCCCGAGATGGGGAAGGTGACGACCATCAGCAGGaagaccagggaggtgatgatGCCGTGGCAGATCCAGGACAGCCAGCCCTGGGAGGACTCTgaggggggggcagcaggggatgTGCACCCGCTCCCAcacccccttccccaccagcaCGCCCCAGCCGTGCCTCTCCCCACACCTTAGGGGAGGCAGCAGCGTGAGGGCAGCCAGCCAGAGCGACACCCTACAGAAAAACCCCAATATACGGGAAGGCAGCACCTCCCCTCTAAGCTCACCTGCACCATTCCCAGCCGGTGCCAGGGGGTCCTGCTTGGCCCCAAAGGAGAAGAAGCCCTTCTGGGCACCGTAGAGCCCGATGCTGGACTGCTGGAAGCGGTCAAAGTCCCCCAGGGGCAGAGCCTGGTACCCCGAGCGGCTGAACATCGCGCGGCGGGGCGGAGAGGCAGcgagaaaaacaaaccagaaaccCCAaacaccagccctgctgccgcGCCGGAGGGCGCCTGCTcaaataaagcaattttcagCGTGTTTTCCTAGCCGGggccccagctgggctgggggccggggaCTTGCCATCCTCCCGGCGACCCCCAGGCCGCGGCGAGGATGAGGATGCTGGCGGCGAGGAAGGAGGGAGCTGCCGGCGCTTCCTGGTCCGCACGTCATGTGGCTGCTGACGGCACCGCACCGAAAGGCTCCGGGCTGGGTGAGCTTTTCCGGGGGGCCCTGCTCGggatctgctccagcagccgcGGGGAGGAGCGGGTCCTCCACCGAACTCACGCCtcggggggctgcagagggtcccccggccccgcagggAGCCCTGACCCTATAAAAACGGAGCAGAGGGATttttcccagcagctcctgctccggCGCGGCCTTCCCATGCCGCCCAAACGCCGCTCCTCCAGCTCGGCAGCCGGCAAAGGGAGGTGGGGACCCCGCGGAGAGCGGCGCTGAGAGCAACGGGGGCGCTTTTAAGCCCCCCTGGCTGAATTGGGGCCGGGGGTGCAGCCCTAAAGGCAGCGGCAGCCAGACAGGCGCAGGGATCCTACAAAGCAGCTGAGCCCTCCGATCCCATAGTGCCGGCATCCCCCAGGTACCAACATCCCCCATAACAGCACCCCCCGGGCACCAGCGTCCCCCAAACCTGCACCCCCTGTAACAACACCCCCCCTACACCCGGCATTTCCCCCAAAACCAGCACCCCAAAGTGTGGTGTGGGGCCGGGGGGTTGGCAGGGGCGGGTGGCCACGGGTGAGTGGGATAGGGGGGACCCCAGGCGTGACCCCactgcctcccccagcagcctgcccctTGGCACTGTGCCCCCCTCCCgccatccttccttcctcccccagctcctcctcctcctcccccggcTGCCCAGAGAAACAAAAGTTTGAGCCCTCAGccggcccccccccgccacACGCATGCCCGGCAGCACCGAAACCCCCCGGCCCTCCGGGACCCCCGACGGTAAGTGGGTGTCTGGGGGGGTCCTCGCTGCTTTGCAGGGGGCcaaagggctgggggggcacagTGGGGACCCCCCATGcaaagggagctgcaggcactggggggaaagggggaggcaCAACCGGGGTGCTAGACGGCTCCGTGGGGTGGGTAAAGGGGTAAAGGGAGGGGAATATGGGGGGGAGCACCCTGCTTTATTATGGGGCTCGCTGgcgggctggggagggctgtgGGGGACTTTTTGGGACAGGGCTGGTTGGCACAAAGAGGTTCAACCTGCCCCCCCACCGCCAATTCCCCTCCGATTTCCAAAAACTGGAGAAgcaaaagtgaaagaaaaatggctCTGAGCACATGATCGGATCTTCCCATCTCCAAATTCCTGCCTGAccccccctgctcctctcccccccgcagccggccccgctgcctccaCGGAGCCTTCTGCCCCCATGGAGCCGGCACCCCCCCGGCCacaagaggaagaggaggatttCGAGTTTGTCCTCTGCGAGGGCTGCCGGCAGGAATCGCCCAGCCTGAAGCTCCTCACCTGCCTGCACAGCCTGTGCCTGGGCTGCCTGAGCGAGAACAAGCCGGTGGGGCAGTGCCCCGTGTGCCAGGAGGCCATCCCGCAGGCCAACGGCATCCCCGAGGTGGACAACGTGCTGTTCGCCAGCCTGCAGGCCAGGCTGCGCGTCTACCGCAGGATCGTCGGcggggtgctgagctgcagccgCTGCCGCAGGGAGCCGGCGGCCGTCTGGTGCTCCGAGTGCGAGGAGTTCCTGTGCCCCGGCTGCTTTGAGGACCACCAGTGGTTCTTCAAGAAGAGGAGCCACGAGGCCAGGAAGGTGGAGGAGCTGCGGGCCGAGTCGGCGCATCGCTTCCTGGAGGGCACCAAGAAGTCCTGCACCCTCTTCTGCTCCAGTCACGGCCACACCGAGCAGGGCCACATCACCAGGTCAGCGTGGGGACGCATCCCTGGGGCTGTCCCCAAGTTGGGGAGCTTGGGGCTgcaccaggctgcagggctgggaccacacttggggtttgggggggacCCGAAAGCTCACCCAGTCCCTGGAGAGATTGGGAGGGACCCCAAGGCTCACCCCGGTGTGCCACctcctggagcaggctgcccaaagccccctccgactttccagggatggggcacccccATCTTCTGCGGGCAACCTTTGGAGAGCCTTTGGGTCCGTTGTAACACCCCAGAGCCGCAGCAGGGTGCGGTGTGGGGTGCCCAAAGCATCCCCCACctcgtgcctcagtttcccctctgGCTAAAACCCTGCTGAGCACCCCCGGCTGAAGCTCGCTCCCTCCCCTGGCAGCATCTACTGCAAGAAGTGCGAGAAGCCGCTGTGCTGCTCGTGTGCCCTGCTGGACGCCCAGCACTCGCCTTTCTACTGCGACATCCGCGCCGAGATCCAGCggcggcaggaggagctggcGGCCGCCGGGCGGGAGCTGGCGCGCCGGCGGGGCGGCTTCGAGGCGTCGCGCGCGGCGCTGCAGGAGGAGGCCGCCCGGCTGGAGGCGGCGAGCGGCGAGACGCGGGAGCTGATCCGGCAGCGCGTGGAGCAGCTGGTGCGGCTGGTGCGGCGCGAGGAGGacgagctgctggggctggtggagcGGCGGCGGGAGCAGGGCCGGCGGGAGCTGGCGGGGGAGCTGCGGCGCGTGGAGGGCGTGCTGCGGCGGATGGAGGCGGGCGAGCGGCTGGTGGAGAAGATGAGGCTGTACGCCACGGAGCAGGAGGTGATGGACATGCAGCCCTTCGTCAGGGAGGCGCTGCGGGAGCTGCAGCGGCtgcggccggcggcggccgggggccGAGCGCAGCACGGGGACTTCGCCGAGTGCCGCGCCAGGCTGCAGGCGCTGGCCGAGCGCGTCGAGGGGCACGCAGGTGAGGATTTAGTGCCAGGGATGGAAGCAGACGGTCGTCGCCCGCCTCTCTGCCCAAAGGCACTCTTGCAGGGCGCTCGGCCATCCCACAGGGAAGGTTGGGGGGCAGAGCTGTGGCCTctgggctggtgctgcaggggccGTGCCGCAGCGCTGCTCGCTCTGTTGCAGGTACCTCTTCCCAGGCTGTCCCCGTGGTGGAGGTGGCCCTGGAGAACGACCAGGTGAGACAGCCATGGCTCATCCCAGAGCCACCTGGGGAGGGCTTCTGCGTCAGCCAGAGCTTGCCGCCTCCACCTTTGCAAGCCTTCCCCATCCTATATCCCCCATTTCTTagccaacaagaaaaaaaaacacagggatTTCCCCCATGAAGCTGCTTTGTCGCTGTCACAGTCactcccctgtccccagccagcagtGCCTGTCCCTAACCCTGCAAAcaagcagctccagcacaagcCTTGGCCAcgctgt contains:
- the LOC116493504 gene encoding protein PML-like; this encodes MEMLCRAPSPLQASCPPGKAPLVAEPFLPAISRGLCAAGLPTSKVEPGSSAGEIESGLKEQKEGAEGAEAKGRLGGELGVPPSTMASPDQQQEEEEDFQFVLCEGCRQESPSLKLLTCLHSLCLGCLSENKPVGQCPVCQEASPQANGIPEVDNVLFASLQARLRVYRRIVGGAELLCDNCRKEGEYWCSECEEFLCTTCFEAHQRYLKRESHEARKVTDIRAGALKDFLEGAKRTGSLACSNPTHKNQTLSIYCKKCEKLVCCICALLDTQHAGQHCDIGAEIQRRQEELAAAGRELARRRGGFEASRAALQEEAARLEAASGETRELIRQRVEQLVRLVRREEDELLGLVERRREQGRRELAGELRRVEGVLRRMEAGERLVEKMRLYATEQEVMDMQPFVREALRELQRLRPAAAGGRAQHGDFAECRARLQALAERVEGHAEAAPAPAMEDSHQAPSTSTPAKRKTDKNTNTLPSPVKVMKVEEDDDGWNMLEEPQRPSCEEQPGTSFLRLAMDDNLLEGMLDANGGLCGLGNAEEDSMDEDSKDSSLLEGLGNMLDDSTSEEHLGFPIRLQNTMDTRQGSLVFFDVKILKNEIIQMAVVDGEQILPVLIQPVKCLPSLMAKNSVCEVGLRSLLGHLHAVHKPILGGFRFCSLPLPTFLEALTVLGKREEFSSAVYGFLDVLPLIKEKVPERDNYRLKNLASTYLWRDLSDHSAMENARAAKDLCEVLDIDLLKKPRLVLSHASLECWASLQPLLEEKLLNKASAQRLAACNVGLSELWSCHRHDPRQGLQKLRALVNAHRHGSEKKIRNLSRVQVYFQHQQDESHEAPAGSDVPKDIKNKEN
- the STOML1 gene encoding stomatin-like protein 1 isoform X1 produces the protein MFSRSGYQALPLGDFDRFQQSSIGLYGAQKGFFSFGAKQDPLAPAGNGAESSQGWLSWICHGIITSLVFLLMVVTFPISGWFSLKIVPAYERMIIFRLGRIRAPQGPGVVLLLPFIDHWQRVDLRTRAFNVPPCKLTSRDGAVISMGADVQFRVWDPVLSVLVVKDLVAATRMTAQNAMTKALGKKSLREIHAERLRIGEQLLLDINDMTKSWGLEVDRVELTMEAVLQPPRDTPVGPPAAVPPVPGLDGTAQQLAAHLLGTTLALASSVPSAPEAADSVETVSEVEPAGAPHLARRTPSADELLAAVEPVLCEALVGQVGASFQVDIALPGGARSSYFIDLSSGSGRAGRGVPQGSPDVVLELSEKDLQDLVLGELRPLSAYMNGRLKVRGDLHLALKLEELFKAMKQRR
- the STOML1 gene encoding stomatin-like protein 1 isoform X2, with the protein product MFSRSGYQALPLGDFDRFQQSSIGLYGAQKGFFSFGAKQDPLAPAGNGAESSQGWLSWICHGIITSLVFLLMVVTFPISGWFSLKIVPAYERMIIFRLGRIRAPQGPGVVLLLPFIDHWQRVDLRTRAFNVPPCKLTSRDGAVISMGADVQFRVWDPVLSVLVVKDLVAATRMTAQNAMTKALGKKSLREIHAERLRIGEQLLLDINDMTKSWGLEVDRVELTMEAVLQPPRDTPVGPPAAVPPVPGLDGTAQQLAAHLLGTTLALASSVPSAPEADSVETVSEVEPAGAPHLARRTPSADELLAAVEPVLCEALVGQVGASFQVDIALPGGARSSYFIDLSSGSGRAGRGVPQGSPDVVLELSEKDLQDLVLGELRPLSAYMNGRLKVRGDLHLALKLEELFKAMKQRR
- the LOC116493700 gene encoding protein PML-like isoform X1 gives rise to the protein MPGSTETPRPSGTPDAGPAASTEPSAPMEPAPPRPQEEEEDFEFVLCEGCRQESPSLKLLTCLHSLCLGCLSENKPVGQCPVCQEAIPQANGIPEVDNVLFASLQARLRVYRRIVGGVLSCSRCRREPAAVWCSECEEFLCPGCFEDHQWFFKKRSHEARKVEELRAESAHRFLEGTKKSCTLFCSSHGHTEQGHITSIYCKKCEKPLCCSCALLDAQHSPFYCDIRAEIQRRQEELAAAGRELARRRGGFEASRAALQEEAARLEAASGETRELIRQRVEQLVRLVRREEDELLGLVERRREQGRRELAGELRRVEGVLRRMEAGERLVEKMRLYATEQEVMDMQPFVREALRELQRLRPAAAGGRAQHGDFAECRARLQALAERVEGHAGTSSQAVPVVEVALENDQQEEPAQRGSPGIVPTFTISLGDMQVSTLPAATARCKRWRPQVERGSQVSPKMLKLEHNATADPSEPSSTQRDSRGEPSTSATSHNCSSVPKAGRSCTDDAEDNSIIISSEDSEEDTVVSVTPDLPPC
- the LOC116493700 gene encoding protein PML-like isoform X2; this encodes MPGSTETPRPSGTPDAGPAASTEPSAPMEPAPPRPQEEEEDFEFVLCEGCRQESPSLKLLTCLHSLCLGCLSENKPVGQCPVCQEAIPQANGIPEVDNVLFASLQARLRVYRRIVGGVLSCSRCRREPAAVWCSECEEFLCPGCFEDHQWFFKKRSHEARKVEELRAESAHRFLEGTKKSCTLFCSSHGHTEQGHITSIYCKKCEKPLCCSCALLDAQHSPFYCDIRAEIQRRQEELAAAGRELARRRGGFEASRAALQEEAARLEAASGETRELIRQRVEQLVRLVRREEDELLGLVERRREQGRRELAGELRRVEGVLRRMEAGERLVEKMRLYATEQEVMDMQPFVREALRELQRLRPAAAGGRAQHGDFAECRARLQALAERVEGHAGTSSQAVPVVEVALENDQQEEPAQRGSPGIVPTFTISLGDMQLPAATARCKRWRPQVERGSQVSPKMLKLEHNATADPSEPSSTQRDSRGEPSTSATSHNCSSVPKAGRSCTDDAEDNSIIISSEDSEEDTVVSVTPDLPPC
- the LOC116493700 gene encoding protein PML-like isoform X3, which encodes MEPAPPRPQEEEEDFEFVLCEGCRQESPSLKLLTCLHSLCLGCLSENKPVGQCPVCQEAIPQANGIPEVDNVLFASLQARLRVYRRIVGGVLSCSRCRREPAAVWCSECEEFLCPGCFEDHQWFFKKRSHEARKVEELRAESAHRFLEGTKKSCTLFCSSHGHTEQGHITSIYCKKCEKPLCCSCALLDAQHSPFYCDIRAEIQRRQEELAAAGRELARRRGGFEASRAALQEEAARLEAASGETRELIRQRVEQLVRLVRREEDELLGLVERRREQGRRELAGELRRVEGVLRRMEAGERLVEKMRLYATEQEVMDMQPFVREALRELQRLRPAAAGGRAQHGDFAECRARLQALAERVEGHAGTSSQAVPVVEVALENDQQEEPAQRGSPGIVPTFTISLGDMQVSTLPAATARCKRWRPQVERGSQVSPKMLKLEHNATADPSEPSSTQRDSRGEPSTSATSHNCSSVPKAGRSCTDDAEDNSIIISSEDSEEDTVVSVTPDLPPC